The following are encoded in a window of Candidatus Methylomirabilis tolerans genomic DNA:
- a CDS encoding cycloisomerase: ILHLDSAMLMDGKLYAAHSNYPQWPMTSSIEIFDAETMAHIGTHRFDIQRGSLTWADWHDGHWWMTFANYDRMLGLGKTPYGHKANTVMVKFTKDYRPVQSWTLPKTILDRFEDMSNSGGSWGPDGYLYLTGHDPAELYRMRLPKAGSVLELVDIIPMNIRGQGIAWDRSQPGVIYGIIRATAKERAEGGGHKVTVFRLVEKP, encoded by the coding sequence CCATCCTGCACCTCGACAGCGCGATGCTCATGGACGGCAAGCTCTACGCCGCCCACTCCAATTACCCGCAATGGCCGATGACGAGCTCGATCGAGATCTTCGACGCCGAGACGATGGCGCATATTGGCACCCACCGCTTCGACATCCAGCGGGGCTCGCTCACGTGGGCGGACTGGCACGACGGTCACTGGTGGATGACCTTCGCGAACTACGACCGCATGCTCGGACTCGGCAAGACGCCGTACGGCCACAAGGCGAACACCGTGATGGTGAAGTTCACGAAGGACTACCGGCCGGTGCAGTCGTGGACGCTGCCCAAGACGATCCTCGACCGCTTTGAGGACATGAGCAATTCCGGCGGCTCGTGGGGTCCTGACGGCTACCTCTACCTCACCGGCCACGATCCGGCGGAGCTCTACCGGATGCGTCTGCCGAAAGCTGGCTCGGTGCTGGAGCTCGTGGACATCATCCCGATGAACATCAGGGGCCAGGGCATTGCCTGGGACCGCTCGCAGCCCGGCGTCATCTACGGGATCATCCGCGCGACGGCCAAGGAGCGCGCCGAGGGCGGCGGTCACAAGGTGACTGTGTTCAGACTGGTGGAAAAGCCCTAG